The DNA segment AATCAAGCCAATTTTGAATCGGTAATTGTTTTTGCCAATAAGCAGCAGCATCAAGCACAGACCGTCGACCAGTTAATATTGCAAGCCATGTCGCTAACCATTGCCCGCGTAATTTAAACGAATCAGTATTCGCAAGTGCAGTTGCTGCTAAAGGTGCACCACCGGCCAGACCTAATAACAATGCTGCTTGTTCCTTGGAAACAGCTACCTCATCACGCACATATTCGATTGCAATCTCTGATTCTATACGTCCCAATGGAATTTGTTGCACGCGACTACGAATGGTTGCAGGTAATTGCAACGGCTGATCAGCAACAAGAATCAGTAAAACACGTGGGGCTGGTTCTTCAAGTGTTTTAAGTAGTGCGTTGGCTGCAGCCGTATTTAAGCTTTCTGCGGGTTCAAAAATAACGACCCTCCACCCCTGCCCAGTTTGTTGAACGAATGGCATTAGATCACGAATCTGATCAATTTTAATTTGGCGACTTTGTTTGCCTTTAGCATCTACTTCGCGAGAAATACGTAATAAGCTGGGATGATTACCGACTTTCAGCCATGTACAGCTTGCACAATGCCCGCAAGCCCCATCACCTGTTGGCGTATCACACAATAACCAACCTGCGACATGCTCAGCGAAACGACGCTTTCCTGTTCCTGCAGCTCCAGTCAACAGGATGCCATGCGGTAAATTCGGCATACGCCCTGTCAAGCGATGCCATGCCTCACGTTGCCATGGCAACAAAGGCAAAAAATGTAATTGCTCGTGTGCGACTTGAGCAATCTCTTCATCTTTCGCTTTAGCGGGGGCTTTCGCCATGATTGTTTAACCTGTCATAAAGTAATTAATAAGAAAAGAGTGGAGCAATAAAACGATATTAAAGGTAAACCGAAGCGCCCAGTGCGCGTATACGATCCAAATCATCAGGAGTATCTACACCACCTGGCATCGAGACCACAGCGTCCGCTATCGCGATCCTTCGTCCATGTTCAAGAACACGTAATTGCTCCAGACTCTCAAGCTGCTCTAGGACACCGACAGGCCAGCTCACGTAATCCTGAAGTAGCGATACACGATAAGCATAAAGTCCTAAATGTCTACGTGCTGAAGCAGGCACATGGTTCACTCCTTCTTTAAAGCCATCCCGATCATAAGGAACAGTAGCACGGCTAAAATAGAGGGCCTCTCCAGTCAGACTGCGGGCTACTTTCACGATACTGCTACGTAGGTATTCATCGACATGGAGTATAGGCTCACATAAGGTCGCCATTGCGCATTGTGGCTGTGCATCAAGTAGTGCTGCCACCTGCTCAATCAGTACAGGTGGTAGTAATGGCTCATCCCCTTGTACATTGACGATGAGATCATTGGCATCCCATCCTTGTATTCGAGCCACCTCAGCAAGACGATCTGTTCCAGAGGGGTGATCCGCTGAAGTCATCACAACATCAACGCCTGCATCTCGACAGACCTGTGCTATTCGTTCATCATCTGTCGCCACACACAGGCTATCCATCCCTTGAACTTTGCGTGCCTGATCAACAACGCGGAGAACCATTGGTTTACCCCACAAGTCCAATAAAGGCTTACCAGGTAAGCGGCTACTCGCAAAGCGAGTTGGGATGACAATATGACGCATAATTTTTCCTAAAACTCGCAAAGAAAATTTTAAATATTAACGCTGAATTTGTCGTCGATCTGGTAGAACGCCAATTTCTAAGAGTTGACGATACAGCAGGGAGTAGCAAGCTGGAGATAGCCATGCTTTTACCGGTAGTATCCAGGCTTGCTGAATAAGCCCTTGTAGACGCTGGGCATCTTTAGCCGTGGTAATGATTGGAAGAGTATCTTTAAACTGAACATCACTGAGTTGATAAGGGTGATGATCGGCAAAAGCATGCTCAATTACGTCAAATCCAAGGTGCCTCAAACTGGTAAAGAATCGAGCCGGATTACCAATACCTGCGACGGCATGAACACGCTGCGGTGGCTGAGGCGCGGCCCTTGGATCCATTGATTGATCCAAGGGTAGCAAATCTCCTGGAATTAAACGCATCTGATAAATGGACTGACCTGCCTCTGGATCATCGGTCAGTGGGAAGTCGCTATGCTCTATCACAGTGGCTGTATTTAGTCGATCTGGACTTTCACGAAGAAAGCCTGCTGGGAGTAACCAACCCTTCCCTATTCCACGATTGGCATCTAAAACAATCCACTCCAGCTTTCTACCTAGAGCTAGATGTTGTAAACCGTCATCACTCAAAATCAA comes from the Aquirhabdus parva genome and includes:
- the holB gene encoding DNA polymerase III subunit delta' codes for the protein MAKAPAKAKDEEIAQVAHEQLHFLPLLPWQREAWHRLTGRMPNLPHGILLTGAAGTGKRRFAEHVAGWLLCDTPTGDGACGHCASCTWLKVGNHPSLLRISREVDAKGKQSRQIKIDQIRDLMPFVQQTGQGWRVVIFEPAESLNTAAANALLKTLEEPAPRVLLILVADQPLQLPATIRSRVQQIPLGRIESEIAIEYVRDEVAVSKEQAALLLGLAGGAPLAATALANTDSFKLRGQWLATWLAILTGRRSVLDAAAYWQKQLPIQNWLDLVRQLLRDVIAEHVGQGRIQTDLDAAQFNQLEKLVSLDNLLDLDRCAVSLIAGQTQNVNAQLVMENMMQRLAMQ
- the kdsB gene encoding 3-deoxy-manno-octulosonate cytidylyltransferase, with protein sequence MRHIVIPTRFASSRLPGKPLLDLWGKPMVLRVVDQARKVQGMDSLCVATDDERIAQVCRDAGVDVVMTSADHPSGTDRLAEVARIQGWDANDLIVNVQGDEPLLPPVLIEQVAALLDAQPQCAMATLCEPILHVDEYLRSSIVKVARSLTGEALYFSRATVPYDRDGFKEGVNHVPASARRHLGLYAYRVSLLQDYVSWPVGVLEQLESLEQLRVLEHGRRIAIADAVVSMPGGVDTPDDLDRIRALGASVYL
- the lpxK gene encoding tetraacyldisaccharide 4'-kinase; translated protein: MSLRTALPRAWANQAPWLFWLRPLSALYAAVTGFQRLLYRLDIKKAYESPVPVMVIGNITVGGSGKTPLLIELVRYLQQEQKLGVGVISRGYGGEASTFPRIVHADDSAKVVGDEPLLIVQQTGVPMAVGANRQAAIECLLAHVAAEGSSLNLILSDDGLQHLALGRKLEWIVLDANRGIGKGWLLPAGFLRESPDRLNTATVIEHSDFPLTDDPEAGQSIYQMRLIPGDLLPLDQSMDPRAAPQPPQRVHAVAGIGNPARFFTSLRHLGFDVIEHAFADHHPYQLSDVQFKDTLPIITTAKDAQRLQGLIQQAWILPVKAWLSPACYSLLYRQLLEIGVLPDRRQIQR